A window from Nocardioides mesophilus encodes these proteins:
- a CDS encoding VOC family protein, with protein MGSTPTGHASWHELCMDTAARGPALGRFWAGAVGGELRTTADDPVGDVVVPGVEHGGIALCPVPEARTVKHRVHLDVYTASLASLEALGATVLLPAEQSGLPWTVMADPEGGELCAFLRAPAELPAYLLHGVVVDCADPERVATWWAERFGCAVDDNDGRGYFTVHDVPGMPIATFDFVPVPEPKTVKNRIHWDVFGAAADFEAAGATRLRRRDDEISWDVLADPEGNEFCVFTPRG; from the coding sequence ATGGGCAGCACACCGACCGGCCACGCCAGCTGGCACGAGCTCTGCATGGACACCGCGGCGCGGGGGCCGGCCCTCGGACGGTTCTGGGCGGGCGCCGTCGGGGGAGAGCTGCGCACCACCGCGGACGACCCGGTCGGCGACGTGGTCGTCCCCGGGGTGGAGCACGGCGGGATCGCCCTGTGCCCGGTGCCGGAGGCCAGGACCGTCAAGCACCGGGTCCACCTCGACGTCTACACCGCCTCGCTCGCCTCGCTGGAGGCGCTCGGCGCCACGGTGCTGCTGCCCGCGGAGCAGAGCGGACTGCCGTGGACGGTGATGGCCGACCCCGAGGGCGGCGAGCTCTGCGCGTTCCTCCGGGCGCCCGCCGAGCTGCCGGCGTACCTCCTGCACGGCGTGGTCGTGGACTGCGCCGACCCGGAGCGGGTCGCCACCTGGTGGGCGGAGCGGTTCGGGTGCGCGGTGGACGACAACGACGGCAGGGGGTACTTCACCGTCCACGACGTGCCCGGGATGCCGATCGCGACCTTCGACTTCGTGCCGGTGCCCGAGCCCAAGACCGTCAAGAACCGCATCCACTGGGACGTCTTCGGTGCCGCCGCCGACTTCGAGGCGGCCGGCGCCACGCGGCTGCGCCGCCGCGACGACGAGATCTCCTGGGACGTGCTGGCCGACCCGGAGGGCAACGAGTTCTGCGTGTTCACGCCGCGCGGTTGA
- the dapE gene encoding succinyl-diaminopimelate desuccinylase: protein MGLDLNADAAQLTEDLVNIESVSGDEALIADAIQDALDELPHLAVQRFGNTVVARTELGRPERVVIAGHIDTVPFNDNLPARRDPDGDGFLHGLGSCDMKGGVAIALRLAATMPEPNRDVTFVFYECEEVEAERNGLFRLSLSDPALLEADFAILMEPSDAVVEAGCQGTMRVDVLTRGERAHSARSWKGVNAIHSAAEVLARLNAYEARRPVIDGLEYHEGLNAVFISGGVAGNVLPDECRVSVNFRFAPDRSEEEALAHVREVFAGFEIEVSDSAPAAMPGLTVPAAAAFVEAVGGTVNPKFGWTDVARFSTLGVPAVNFGPGDPHLAHKQEEFVPLAHLATVEQQLRAWLGER from the coding sequence ATGGGACTTGACCTGAACGCCGACGCGGCGCAGCTGACCGAGGACCTCGTCAACATCGAGTCGGTGAGCGGCGACGAGGCGCTGATCGCCGACGCCATCCAGGACGCGCTCGACGAGCTGCCGCACCTGGCGGTGCAGCGGTTCGGCAACACCGTGGTGGCGAGGACCGAGCTGGGGCGCCCGGAGCGGGTCGTCATCGCCGGTCACATCGACACGGTGCCGTTCAACGACAACCTGCCGGCCCGGCGCGACCCGGACGGCGACGGCTTCCTGCACGGCCTGGGCTCCTGCGACATGAAGGGCGGCGTGGCGATCGCGCTGCGCCTGGCGGCGACGATGCCCGAGCCCAACCGTGACGTGACCTTCGTGTTCTACGAGTGCGAGGAGGTCGAGGCCGAGCGCAACGGTCTCTTCCGGCTCTCGCTCAGTGACCCCGCCCTGCTCGAGGCGGACTTCGCGATCCTGATGGAGCCCTCGGACGCGGTCGTCGAGGCGGGCTGCCAGGGCACCATGCGCGTCGACGTGCTCACCCGGGGCGAGCGGGCCCACTCGGCGCGGTCCTGGAAGGGCGTCAACGCCATCCACAGCGCCGCCGAGGTGCTGGCCCGCCTCAACGCCTACGAAGCCCGGCGGCCGGTGATCGACGGGCTGGAGTACCACGAGGGTCTCAACGCGGTCTTCATCTCCGGCGGCGTGGCCGGCAACGTGCTCCCCGACGAGTGCCGGGTCTCGGTCAACTTCCGGTTCGCCCCGGACCGTTCCGAGGAGGAGGCGCTGGCGCACGTGCGCGAGGTGTTCGCCGGCTTCGAGATCGAGGTCAGCGACTCCGCTCCGGCGGCGATGCCGGGCCTCACGGTGCCCGCGGCCGCGGCATTCGTGGAGGCCGTCGGCGGCACCGTCAACCCCAAGTTCGGCTGGACCGACGTGGCCCGGTTCAGCACCCTCGGCGTGCCGGCCGTGAACTTCGGCCCCGGCGACCCGCACCTGGCCCACAAGCAGGAGGAGTTCGTGCCGCTCGCGCACCTGGCCACCGTGGAGCAGCAGCTGCGCGCCTGGCTGGGGGAGCGGTGA
- a CDS encoding TIGR00730 family Rossman fold protein: MTLRRGQLDSSTTDQRLLDSRGPSDWVHTDPWRVMRIQSEFVEGFGALAELGPAISVFGSARTRVGDPAYVAAERLGRHLTEAGFAVITGGGPGVMEAANKGASEAGGTSVGLGIELPFESGLNEYVDRGVNFRYFFARKTMFVKYAQGFVVLPGGFGTFDELFEALTLVQTEKVTSFPIVLVGTAYWSGLVDWLRDTVLADGKVSAQDLEMLQLTDDVDEAVAIMVAARELRHSDLPGGGTHPGQPVSGEVDGHLHLDVTDGAGAPGWPPADEAAVEAERPE, encoded by the coding sequence ATGACACTGCGCCGCGGCCAGCTCGACTCCAGCACCACCGACCAGCGGCTGCTGGACTCCCGCGGCCCGAGCGACTGGGTGCACACCGACCCGTGGCGGGTGATGCGGATCCAGAGCGAGTTCGTCGAGGGCTTCGGCGCGCTGGCCGAGCTGGGCCCGGCGATCTCGGTCTTCGGCTCGGCCCGCACCCGGGTCGGCGACCCGGCGTACGTCGCCGCCGAGCGGCTCGGCCGCCACCTCACCGAGGCGGGCTTCGCCGTGATCACCGGCGGCGGGCCCGGGGTGATGGAGGCCGCCAACAAGGGTGCCTCGGAGGCCGGCGGCACCTCGGTCGGGCTCGGCATCGAGCTGCCCTTCGAGTCCGGCCTCAACGAGTACGTCGACCGGGGGGTGAACTTCCGCTACTTCTTCGCGCGCAAGACGATGTTCGTGAAGTACGCCCAGGGGTTCGTGGTGCTGCCCGGTGGCTTCGGCACCTTCGACGAGCTCTTCGAGGCGCTCACGCTGGTGCAGACCGAGAAGGTCACCTCGTTCCCGATCGTCCTGGTCGGCACTGCCTACTGGTCCGGGCTGGTCGACTGGCTCCGCGACACGGTGCTGGCCGACGGCAAGGTCTCCGCGCAGGACCTGGAGATGCTCCAGCTCACCGACGACGTCGACGAGGCGGTCGCGATCATGGTGGCCGCGCGCGAGCTGCGGCACTCCGACCTGCCCGGCGGCGGCACCCACCCCGGCCAGCCGGTCTCGGGCGAGGTCGACGGGCACCTGCACCTGGACGTGACCGACGGCGCGGGCGCGCCGGGGTGGCCGCCGGCGGACGAGGCGGCAGTGGAGGCCGAGCGCCCCGAGTGA
- a CDS encoding DivIVA domain-containing protein, whose product MTWFFAFVIVAVLGVIAVVASGRGGAMAETFDDRPDSRVQAEGPLTSDDLRAVRFSTAFRGYRMSEVDALLDRLGAELDAAGREPVAHHNGVTPGEPTVHHDGEPVHHAAAPVRVDDGTLDEPAEGRS is encoded by the coding sequence ATGACCTGGTTCTTCGCCTTCGTCATCGTCGCCGTGCTCGGCGTGATCGCCGTCGTGGCCTCGGGACGTGGCGGCGCGATGGCCGAGACGTTCGACGACCGACCCGACTCCCGCGTGCAGGCCGAGGGTCCGCTGACCTCCGACGACCTCCGCGCCGTGCGGTTCTCCACCGCGTTCCGCGGCTACCGGATGTCGGAGGTCGACGCACTGCTCGACCGGCTGGGTGCCGAGCTCGACGCCGCAGGCCGGGAGCCGGTCGCGCACCACAACGGCGTGACGCCCGGTGAGCCGACGGTCCACCACGACGGCGAGCCGGTCCACCACGCCGCCGCACCGGTGCGCGTCGACGACGGCACGCTCGACGAGCCCGCCGAGGGCCGGTCCTGA
- a CDS encoding SRPBCC family protein → MRVLIERTVDAAVPADRLWSYVTDWPRQGEWVPHTRVELVDPADPAHAVGGRIRAWSGLGPIGFWDTMTITGWREHGDGGGRCEVLHTGAVVRGEGEFVVEATGPSSSRFIWKEMAVLPLGRLGALGWRVVHTPVERLIDRGLDTMRRQVENTAH, encoded by the coding sequence ATGCGCGTGCTGATCGAGCGGACCGTCGACGCCGCGGTCCCCGCGGACCGGCTGTGGTCCTACGTCACCGACTGGCCGCGCCAGGGCGAGTGGGTGCCGCACACCCGCGTCGAGCTGGTCGACCCCGCCGACCCGGCCCACGCCGTCGGCGGCCGGATCCGGGCCTGGTCCGGTCTCGGCCCGATCGGGTTCTGGGACACGATGACGATCACCGGGTGGCGCGAGCACGGCGACGGTGGCGGCCGCTGCGAGGTGCTGCACACCGGCGCCGTGGTGCGCGGCGAGGGGGAGTTCGTCGTCGAGGCGACGGGTCCCTCGAGCAGCCGGTTCATCTGGAAGGAGATGGCGGTGCTGCCGCTGGGGCGGCTCGGCGCGCTCGGCTGGCGAGTGGTGCACACGCCCGTCGAACGGCTCATCGACCGCGGTCTCGACACCATGCGTCGCCAGGTCGAGAACACCGCGCACTGA
- a CDS encoding L,D-transpeptidase family protein, with product MSRLPGRTALAGLAGLALVAAGLVGPAAAPASAAAPLPAYLDLPAGTEQLVTVTSDRWSATRARMSVWRKRADGWHRVRGPVTVRLGWNGWVPAGKRRQNTGTTPAGSFAMPDAFGNRADPGAKLPYEHADGDDVWPYEPRDPATYNIYQPSQASTSHWRTDYRERLASYGYEYAYAVVLGFNLPGGVHWSSKRRQYVARRPADTARGGGIFLHVQRSTYTAGCVAGPLRDLRWLVRWLDPARQPRIVMGPTGWVKRHL from the coding sequence GTGAGCCGGCTGCCAGGCCGCACCGCCCTGGCCGGGCTGGCGGGGCTGGCGTTGGTGGCCGCGGGCCTGGTCGGTCCCGCGGCGGCCCCGGCCTCGGCGGCGGCGCCGCTGCCGGCGTACCTCGACCTCCCCGCGGGCACCGAGCAGCTGGTCACCGTGACCAGCGACCGGTGGTCGGCGACCCGGGCCCGGATGTCGGTGTGGCGCAAGCGCGCCGACGGCTGGCACCGCGTCCGCGGGCCGGTGACGGTCCGGCTGGGCTGGAACGGCTGGGTGCCGGCCGGCAAGCGCCGGCAGAACACCGGGACCACCCCGGCGGGCAGCTTCGCGATGCCGGACGCCTTCGGCAACCGGGCCGACCCCGGCGCAAAGCTGCCCTACGAGCACGCCGACGGGGACGACGTCTGGCCCTACGAGCCGCGCGACCCGGCCACCTACAACATCTACCAGCCGTCCCAGGCGAGCACCTCGCACTGGCGCACGGACTACCGGGAGCGGCTGGCGTCCTACGGCTACGAGTACGCCTACGCCGTCGTCCTGGGGTTCAACCTGCCCGGTGGCGTGCACTGGTCGAGCAAGCGGCGCCAGTACGTCGCCCGCCGGCCGGCCGACACCGCCCGCGGCGGCGGGATCTTCCTGCACGTGCAGCGTTCCACCTACACCGCCGGCTGCGTCGCGGGCCCGCTACGCGACCTCCGGTGGCTGGTGCGGTGGCTCGACCCGGCGCGGCAGCCGCGGATCGTGATGGGCCCGACCGGCTGGGTCAAGCGCCACCTCTGA
- a CDS encoding enoyl-CoA hydratase/isomerase family protein — protein sequence MTEQPVRYDVADGVATVTLDRPEAMNSLDVATKVALRDAVTEAAQDDAVRCLVLTGTGRAFCVGQDLKEHIEILHSSSSDALFTTVPDHYNPIVHALLTMPKPVVAAVNGVAAGAGASLAFAADFRILADTAGYNLAFTGVALSCDTGSSWTLQRLVGRGKALELLYFPRTIPAEEALTLGLATSVVPADTLPAEAGALAARLAAGPTVAYGAVRRSVEFSAGHDLEASLAFEAEMMTLTGSTRDHANAVASFVAKQKPTFEGR from the coding sequence ATGACCGAGCAGCCCGTGCGGTACGACGTCGCCGACGGCGTCGCCACCGTGACGCTGGACCGGCCCGAGGCCATGAACAGCCTCGACGTGGCCACCAAGGTGGCGCTGCGCGACGCCGTCACCGAGGCGGCGCAGGACGACGCCGTCCGCTGCCTGGTGCTCACCGGCACCGGCCGGGCCTTCTGCGTCGGCCAGGACCTCAAGGAGCACATCGAGATCCTGCACAGCAGCTCCTCGGACGCGCTGTTCACCACCGTGCCGGACCACTACAACCCGATCGTGCACGCGTTGCTGACGATGCCGAAGCCGGTGGTCGCCGCGGTCAACGGCGTCGCCGCCGGCGCCGGCGCCAGCCTGGCGTTCGCGGCGGACTTCCGGATCCTCGCCGACACCGCCGGCTACAACCTCGCGTTCACCGGCGTCGCGCTCTCCTGCGACACCGGCTCCTCGTGGACCCTGCAGCGGCTGGTCGGTCGCGGCAAGGCGCTCGAGCTGCTCTACTTCCCGCGGACGATCCCGGCCGAGGAGGCCCTGACGCTGGGGCTGGCCACCTCGGTGGTGCCCGCGGACACGCTGCCCGCCGAGGCGGGGGCGCTCGCGGCCCGGCTGGCCGCCGGCCCCACCGTCGCCTACGGCGCGGTCCGCCGGTCGGTGGAGTTCTCCGCCGGGCACGACCTCGAGGCGTCGCTGGCCTTCGAGGCGGAGATGATGACGCTGACCGGCTCGACCCGCGACCACGCGAACGCGGTGGCGTCCTTCGTGGCGAAGCAGAAGCCGACCTTCGAGGGCCGGTGA
- a CDS encoding PaaX family transcriptional regulator, giving the protein MHARSALFDVYGDHLLARGGAAPVAVLVRLLRPLGITAPAVRTAISRMVRQGWLEAVRLPAGPGYRLTEHARRRLDDAAARIYRTRERPWTGSWDLLVLQLPTSRSARERIRSGLGFLGYAALTDSTWISPFASAEVQVLLDAEGIEHARFAAADERPAARAAQAWDLEALASAYRRWHQDAKALVREPASGGVDGSGPPVDADEHAFAVRSRLVHEWRKFLFSDPGLPAELLPPHWPGDEAARFFAQEAERLLPAASRHVDTCLAEVGAAEAHPGAVVAPTDRNR; this is encoded by the coding sequence GTGCATGCCCGGTCAGCGCTGTTCGACGTGTACGGCGACCACCTGCTCGCCCGCGGGGGCGCCGCGCCGGTGGCGGTGCTCGTCCGCCTGCTGAGACCGCTGGGCATCACCGCACCCGCGGTCCGCACCGCGATCTCGCGGATGGTCCGCCAGGGCTGGCTGGAGGCGGTGCGGCTGCCGGCCGGTCCCGGCTACCGGCTCACCGAGCACGCCCGGCGCCGCCTCGACGACGCCGCCGCCCGGATCTACCGGACCCGGGAGCGCCCCTGGACCGGTTCCTGGGACCTGCTGGTGCTGCAGCTGCCGACCTCGCGCTCGGCCCGCGAACGGATCCGCTCCGGGCTCGGCTTCCTCGGCTACGCCGCGCTGACCGACTCCACCTGGATCAGCCCGTTCGCCTCCGCGGAGGTGCAGGTGCTGCTCGACGCCGAGGGCATCGAGCACGCACGGTTCGCGGCCGCGGACGAGCGGCCCGCGGCGCGGGCGGCCCAGGCCTGGGACCTCGAGGCCCTCGCCTCGGCCTACCGGCGCTGGCACCAGGACGCGAAGGCGCTGGTGCGCGAGCCGGCCAGCGGTGGCGTGGACGGCTCCGGGCCTCCGGTCGACGCGGACGAGCACGCGTTCGCCGTACGCTCACGGCTCGTGCACGAGTGGCGCAAGTTCCTCTTCAGCGACCCCGGCCTGCCCGCCGAGCTGCTGCCGCCGCACTGGCCCGGCGACGAGGCGGCTAGGTTCTTCGCCCAGGAGGCCGAGCGGCTGCTGCCGGCGGCGTCGCGGCACGTCGACACCTGCCTGGCAGAGGTGGGTGCCGCGGAGGCCCACCCCGGGGCCGTCGTGGCCCCCACCGACCGGAACCGATGA
- a CDS encoding DUF3117 domain-containing protein, protein MAAMKPRTGDGPLEVTKEGRGIVMRVPLEGGGRLVVELNADEAGALGEALKQVVG, encoded by the coding sequence ATGGCGGCGATGAAGCCGCGGACGGGCGACGGCCCGCTCGAGGTCACAAAAGAGGGACGGGGCATCGTGATGCGAGTCCCGCTCGAAGGTGGTGGCCGTCTGGTGGTCGAGCTCAATGCTGACGAGGCAGGCGCGCTCGGAGAAGCACTCAAGCAGGTGGTGGGCTGA
- a CDS encoding leucyl aminopeptidase family protein codes for MTLPAQVSPPEIALSDSAPSQVAGAEVVAVPVLADGAPDADGAALTLGPGAAELLDELDEDLFALLDAAKATGEAGQIVDRTVLDASGMGNKDLRQVLLVGVGAGTPAELRRAGAALARRTRDCGVVATSLAALADEAGLRALVEGLVLGSFEFHMRSGGPLITPPKQVVLAGVTDVKGRRPALERSLAVAGASWRSRTLALVPANEKNPVWMAEQAADVARHAGLGITVWDEKRLAAEGFGGIVGVGQGSVNPPRLVRLDYAPRKANRKTPHVVLVGKGITFDTGGLSIKPKDNMMLMKRDMTGAGVVLAVMGALAAVDCPVRVTGLMACAENSVGAASIRPGDVLRHYRGRTSEVTNTDAEGRLVMADALAYAVEQLHPDVLVDVATLTGAMKIALGQRTGGFFATDDALADTLRTASLSAGEPLWRMPLVDDYEERLASKVADADNAAGGPGAITAALFLQHFTGGLPWAHLDIASVGDSPSDELEWTKGATGFGARALLHWLELREPLAGVGAPAAHREV; via the coding sequence GTGACGCTCCCCGCCCAGGTCAGCCCGCCGGAGATCGCGCTCAGCGACTCCGCCCCGTCCCAGGTGGCCGGCGCGGAGGTGGTCGCGGTGCCCGTGCTCGCCGACGGCGCCCCGGACGCGGACGGAGCCGCGCTCACCCTCGGTCCCGGTGCCGCCGAGCTGCTCGACGAGCTCGACGAGGACCTGTTCGCGCTGCTCGACGCCGCCAAGGCGACCGGCGAGGCCGGACAGATCGTGGACCGCACGGTGCTCGACGCGTCCGGGATGGGCAACAAGGACCTCCGCCAGGTGCTGCTCGTGGGCGTCGGCGCCGGCACCCCCGCGGAGCTGCGCCGGGCCGGCGCCGCCCTCGCCCGCCGGACCCGGGACTGCGGCGTCGTCGCGACCTCCCTGGCCGCGCTGGCCGACGAGGCCGGCCTCCGGGCCCTCGTCGAGGGCCTGGTGCTGGGCTCCTTCGAGTTCCACATGCGCTCCGGCGGCCCGCTGATCACCCCGCCGAAGCAGGTGGTGCTGGCCGGGGTCACCGACGTGAAGGGCCGCCGGCCCGCGCTGGAGCGGTCGTTGGCGGTGGCCGGCGCGAGCTGGCGGTCGCGGACGCTCGCGCTGGTGCCGGCCAACGAGAAGAACCCGGTGTGGATGGCCGAGCAGGCCGCCGACGTCGCCCGGCACGCGGGCCTCGGCATCACCGTCTGGGACGAGAAGCGGCTCGCAGCCGAGGGGTTCGGCGGCATCGTCGGCGTCGGGCAGGGCTCGGTGAACCCGCCGCGGCTGGTCCGCCTCGACTACGCCCCGCGCAAGGCGAACCGCAAGACCCCGCACGTCGTGCTGGTCGGCAAGGGCATCACCTTCGACACCGGTGGGCTCTCGATCAAGCCCAAGGACAACATGATGCTGATGAAGCGCGACATGACCGGCGCCGGCGTGGTGCTGGCGGTCATGGGCGCGCTGGCCGCGGTGGACTGCCCGGTCCGGGTGACCGGCTTGATGGCCTGCGCGGAGAACTCGGTGGGGGCGGCCTCGATCCGGCCCGGCGACGTGCTGCGCCACTACCGCGGGCGCACCAGCGAGGTGACCAACACCGACGCCGAGGGCCGGCTGGTGATGGCCGACGCGCTGGCCTACGCCGTCGAGCAGCTGCACCCCGACGTGCTGGTCGACGTCGCCACCCTGACCGGGGCGATGAAGATCGCGCTCGGCCAGCGCACCGGCGGCTTCTTCGCCACCGACGACGCCCTGGCCGACACGTTGCGGACCGCGTCGCTCTCGGCCGGCGAGCCGCTGTGGCGGATGCCGCTGGTGGACGACTACGAGGAGCGGCTGGCGTCCAAGGTCGCCGACGCCGACAACGCGGCCGGCGGCCCGGGAGCGATCACCGCGGCGCTGTTCCTGCAGCACTTCACCGGCGGCCTGCCGTGGGCGCACCTCGACATCGCCTCCGTGGGCGACTCGCCGAGCGACGAGCTCGAGTGGACCAAGGGCGCCACCGGTTTCGGTGCCCGGGCGCTGCTGCACTGGCTGGAGCTGCGCGAACCGTTGGCCGGGGTGGGCGCCCCGGCCGCACACAGGGAGGTGTGA
- a CDS encoding GNAT family N-acetyltransferase, producing the protein MFRLVDPDPRFHRSFLEAADEFAAEGRPAYSGLVSLPAEDGFPGLRFSREDVADPAVFARYVEHLLAERLEETPRPAAYVPYTVRWIVDEHGYVGRISLRHRLTDLLLTWGGHIGYGVRPSARGRGAATYALAQMLPLCHARGIDPVLVTCDVDNEPSRRTIERNGGVYEDTRQGKLRYWVPTGPA; encoded by the coding sequence GTGTTCCGGCTCGTCGACCCCGACCCCCGCTTCCACCGCAGCTTCCTCGAGGCGGCCGACGAGTTCGCCGCCGAGGGCAGGCCGGCGTACTCGGGGCTGGTCTCCCTGCCCGCCGAGGACGGCTTCCCCGGGCTGCGGTTCAGCCGCGAGGACGTCGCCGACCCGGCGGTCTTCGCGCGCTACGTCGAGCACCTGCTCGCCGAACGGCTTGAGGAGACGCCCCGGCCGGCGGCCTACGTGCCGTACACCGTCCGGTGGATCGTCGACGAGCACGGGTACGTCGGCCGGATCTCGCTGCGCCACCGGCTGACCGACCTGCTGCTCACCTGGGGCGGGCACATCGGGTACGGCGTCCGTCCCAGCGCCCGGGGCAGGGGCGCGGCGACGTACGCCCTCGCGCAGATGCTGCCGCTGTGCCACGCGCGGGGCATCGACCCGGTGCTGGTCACCTGCGACGTGGACAACGAGCCGTCACGGCGCACTATCGAGCGCAACGGCGGGGTCTACGAGGACACCCGGCAGGGCAAGCTGCGCTACTGGGTGCCGACCGGGCCGGCGTAG
- a CDS encoding DoxX family protein has product MNLTRLVARAVVGGLFVGHGTQKLAGWFGGPGLEGTTGMMESLEMNPPRRNALAAGVTETAGGALLVAGLATPLASAGLIGTMITAIRKVHWSSGPWATSGGYEYNLVLIASLLALAEERPGDLSLDAALGLDFTGVKWPLAALALGAAASEASVLLGRRGGADAKASASDGGVGEHLDEAGPVRPRPGVV; this is encoded by the coding sequence GTGAACCTCACCAGGCTCGTCGCCCGTGCCGTCGTCGGAGGGCTGTTCGTCGGCCACGGCACCCAGAAGCTCGCCGGGTGGTTCGGCGGCCCCGGCCTGGAGGGCACCACCGGGATGATGGAGTCGCTGGAGATGAACCCGCCGCGGCGCAACGCCCTGGCCGCCGGGGTCACCGAGACCGCGGGCGGGGCGCTGCTGGTCGCGGGCCTGGCCACGCCGCTGGCCAGCGCCGGGCTGATCGGCACGATGATCACCGCGATCCGCAAGGTGCACTGGTCGAGCGGGCCGTGGGCGACCAGCGGCGGCTACGAGTACAACCTCGTGCTGATCGCCTCGCTGCTCGCTCTCGCCGAGGAACGGCCCGGCGACCTCTCCCTCGACGCGGCGCTCGGTCTGGACTTCACCGGGGTGAAGTGGCCGCTGGCCGCCCTGGCCCTGGGCGCGGCCGCGTCCGAGGCCAGCGTGCTGCTGGGCAGGCGGGGCGGCGCCGACGCGAAGGCCAGCGCGTCCGACGGCGGGGTCGGCGAGCACCTCGACGAGGCCGGTCCGGTCCGGCCCCGCCCCGGCGTCGTCTGA
- a CDS encoding O-methyltransferase — protein MADGARETATTVESAADAPGSPTARGTTREAIIATGLKPASWNYAEEFVSEDDVLRNARARATEVGVAPIGCGGGAALRFLAAVTEARAVVEIGTGTGVSGVWMMRGMRPDGVLTTVDTEAEHQRLAKEAFTEAGIPSQRVRLIPGAALDVLPRLTDGHYDMVFADGDKREYSAYLDEAMRLLRPGGIVAFDNALWHDRVADPAQRDEETVAIRELVRTVGEHESLLPVLLPVGDGLLVAKKVWTPGS, from the coding sequence GTGGCCGATGGCGCTCGGGAGACCGCGACGACGGTAGAGTCCGCCGCAGACGCACCCGGGTCACCGACCGCCCGGGGCACGACGAGGGAGGCCATCATCGCCACGGGACTCAAGCCGGCCAGCTGGAACTACGCCGAGGAGTTCGTCAGCGAGGACGACGTGCTCCGCAACGCACGCGCCCGGGCCACCGAGGTCGGGGTCGCCCCGATCGGCTGCGGTGGCGGCGCGGCCCTGCGCTTCCTGGCCGCGGTCACCGAGGCCCGCGCCGTGGTCGAGATCGGCACCGGCACCGGGGTCTCCGGTGTCTGGATGATGCGCGGGATGCGCCCCGACGGGGTGCTCACCACCGTGGACACCGAGGCGGAGCACCAGCGACTCGCCAAGGAGGCCTTCACCGAGGCCGGGATCCCCTCGCAGCGGGTCCGGCTGATCCCCGGCGCCGCCCTCGACGTGCTGCCGCGGCTGACCGACGGCCACTACGACATGGTCTTCGCCGACGGCGACAAGCGGGAGTACTCCGCCTACCTCGACGAGGCGATGCGGCTGCTCCGGCCCGGCGGCATCGTGGCGTTCGACAACGCGCTCTGGCACGACCGGGTGGCCGACCCGGCGCAGCGGGACGAGGAGACGGTGGCGATCCGCGAGCTGGTCCGCACCGTCGGCGAGCACGAGTCGCTGCTGCCGGTGCTGCTGCCGGTCGGCGACGGCCTGCTGGTGGCCAAGAAGGTGTGGACCCCCGGCTCCTGA
- the sigE gene encoding RNA polymerase sigma factor SigE, translating to MSSTSQSSSPSDAQGEADAGWAAPSWEQIVAEHSARVYRLAYRLTGNRPDAEDLTQEVFVRVFRSLSSYSPGTFEGWLHRITTNLFLDQARRKARIRFDALADDADSRIPSVAPTPDRSVLDGLFDDDVEAALRDLPPDFRAAVVLCDIEGLSYEEISDVLDLKLGTVRSRIHRGRTMLRAALAHRAPGSGRSRYAGPLDLPLSPQVT from the coding sequence ATGAGCAGCACCTCGCAGAGCAGCAGCCCTTCCGACGCGCAGGGTGAGGCGGACGCGGGCTGGGCGGCTCCGTCGTGGGAGCAGATCGTCGCCGAGCACTCGGCGCGGGTCTACCGGCTCGCCTACCGGTTGACCGGCAACCGTCCCGACGCCGAGGACCTCACCCAGGAGGTCTTCGTCCGGGTCTTCCGCTCGCTGTCGTCCTACAGCCCCGGCACCTTCGAGGGCTGGCTGCACCGGATCACCACGAACCTGTTCCTCGACCAGGCCCGGCGCAAGGCACGGATCCGCTTCGACGCGCTCGCCGACGACGCCGACTCCCGCATCCCCAGCGTCGCCCCGACCCCTGACCGGAGCGTGCTGGACGGGCTCTTCGACGACGACGTCGAGGCCGCGCTGCGCGACCTCCCTCCCGACTTCCGGGCCGCGGTCGTGCTCTGCGACATCGAGGGGCTGAGCTACGAGGAGATCTCCGACGTGCTCGACCTCAAGCTCGGCACGGTCCGGTCCCGGATCCACCGCGGCCGCACGATGCTGCGCGCCGCCCTGGCGCACCGGGCTCCCGGCAGCGGGCGCTCGCGGTACGCCGGCCCGCTCGACCTGCCGTTGAGCCCGCAGGTCACGTGA